In the Deltaproteobacteria bacterium genome, one interval contains:
- a CDS encoding ABC transporter ATP-binding protein → MKPAVIIEHLYVAYGKRLVLQDLSFQIDDGGFFIIIGPNSSGKTTLLKTMAGVVRPQQGYVEILGNPLASYAKRTLAQQVAVVPQYTPTDVPFTVQEVVLMGRSPHLSLAGLEQKRDLAIAQEAMEITKVAHLAGRRLDQLSGGELQRVVLARALCQQPRLIMLDEPTASLDLAHQVNIMDLLERLQQERGLTVIMISHDVNLAAMYGNQLLLMKEGRIVSLGPPREVLTYAQLEQAYGCVLLVDDNPVRDVPRVTLVPKKMLHSFF, encoded by the coding sequence ATGAAACCGGCGGTTATAATTGAACATCTCTATGTGGCTTACGGGAAGCGGCTCGTATTGCAAGACCTCTCCTTTCAGATCGACGATGGCGGCTTTTTTATTATTATCGGTCCCAATAGCTCGGGCAAAACCACCCTTTTGAAAACCATGGCCGGGGTGGTCCGGCCGCAACAGGGTTATGTGGAAATTTTAGGTAACCCTCTGGCCAGCTATGCCAAGAGAACCTTGGCCCAGCAAGTTGCCGTGGTCCCGCAATACACCCCTACGGACGTGCCTTTTACCGTCCAGGAGGTGGTGCTGATGGGCCGCTCCCCCCATCTGAGCCTAGCCGGTCTGGAGCAGAAGAGAGACCTTGCGATAGCCCAGGAAGCCATGGAGATAACCAAGGTAGCCCACCTGGCCGGGCGGCGACTGGATCAGCTAAGCGGCGGGGAGTTGCAGCGGGTGGTCCTGGCCCGGGCCCTTTGCCAGCAGCCCCGCCTGATTATGCTGGACGAACCCACCGCCTCCCTCGATCTGGCCCATCAGGTCAATATCATGGACCTGCTGGAGCGGCTCCAGCAAGAGCGGGGTCTGACGGTAATCATGATCTCCCATGATGTCAACCTGGCTGCCATGTATGGCAATCAACTGCTGCTGATGAAAGAGGGCCGGATAGTCAGCCTGGGGCCGCCTCGGGAGGTGCTTACCTATGCCCAACTGGAGCAGGCCTACGGTTGCGTGCTGTTGGTGGATGATAACCCCGTGAGAGATGTGCCCCGTGTGACTCTGGTACCTAAGAAGATGCTTCATTCTTTCTTTTGA